The genomic stretch TCTCCTGTAAGCTTACAGCAGAAAGCAAAGGACAATGTTATGATTCCAGTTGTTTTGGTTTGTACACCAGAAATTTCAGAAAACTATAGAATTTCCATTATAggcattatatacatttttgtaccTCAATTTTTAGGGGCTCAAATGTATTTGGACAAAGTTCACTCACAGTCAATTGACATCACCCAATACTGAGCTTTCCTTGCTTTAGCAGTATGTTTAGAGTCTTTATTAGGCCTGTCGCGATAATTAATCGAACAATTATATAAACAGGTCTATAATTATGGCGCCCTCAataaattgacatgtgcatgtgtgtttcatCTGCTCGTCTCCCTGttccacacaggctggatgacaagagggttcactcttaGTCTTTATTAAACAAAGAGCCAATTGCTCAACTACTATCGAGCCCCTAGAAACGGAGGTAAATGGTAAACACTTGCCTGTGAAACCTCGTAATTGTCCTAACCTCTCCTTCACCATGAAAACTAACTCATAACTAGAGTGAAAGAGGTCTCACACGGGACTTTTGTTTCCCATCAGGTGAACCACCTCACAGCAACTGCTTCTATAAAGAGTCAGTATCTCACCTGACGCACTGAGGGGGCCTTTTAAAAAGAGTAAGGAGCGTTATCTTGGCTCCTGAAAGACCTTGAGATTTGGTTTTGTTGGGAATTTGTGCAATGTAACTAAATTACATGTACTTGTGAATACTTTCTGGATGCAAGAATATTAGTTCTAGAGAAAACCAGGACATTTATTAGTGGATGCATGAATCACACACCTTTGTGAACAGATGGGTGCAAGAGTTTAAACGTTTCTACACGGTCACATTAAGTTCACCTGTAAAGTCTATTTTTGGTTCATCCTCAAATATCACTCAAAAGCCGGATATCTCTAACTTTTTTGTGTGAGTAATGTATGTCTGAGTGCGGCAACGTCTTCCAAATATAAAGCCCTGGTAAAGGACTCATCAACTATATAATATTTCcataattacagtatatattgccGGGCAGCAAGCAACGTTTAGCGTCATTGTAAGTACAAGAATTAAAGACTTTTCAACCAACCCGAAAGTGTTGTTTTTCACAGCAAATGGAACAGGAAACAATAGTAGTACGTTCCAAATAATGCTGAAATTAAGACGATCATTAATTAACGACCAAGCACCATCTTATTGACgcccacacacaaaataaaaccatcGTGCAGTCAACACCCTCGTACACGTTATTGTGTAAAATGAGTGTGTCTTAAACAGACATGGGCCAAATTACACCAACAATCGTAGAATCAGTCCGAGTGAATCGTAACATGGAAGCCATTTtacttagctagctagctagctcgctaggTCAGGATTAGTATCATGGCGACTTATACAATATGATTACGACTACACTTGATGTATTTGCATACATTTAAACTATATTGAAATACCTCTTCTTGCGGAAAGACGCACCGGGGCTCAGGTTACCAACCTGGTACCATAACCGCTGATGCTGATGTTGCTTTtggtgcttcttcttcttcgtcgtctTCGTCTTCTTCTGTTCTATTACTTTGGTATCAAACTTCAGTTAGTAGTTAACGCCCCCTCtggttaaaataaatacattcgaATTAccatatgtcgtttttttaacgACTGCCAAATTTATCTACTGATACTTAACATTATAAATTTTTCTTCTTTAGAAAATAAACGAACGGTGACGATGACGTCACCATCTTGGTTCGCCTGCTGTACCAGGCTTCAATCGATATTGATAGAAACTGATAGAAACAGACACATATGGTTTGGGTggctttgtgttttatttactttagtgaaaaacaaaatgtttatttacactCTCAgagcactacacacacacacacacacacaaggcctCAGGCCGTGGCAGGGcttgaatgacacttgaatggcATTCCCTGGATTCCCTGCAGAATCCTGCCCTGGGCAATTGCCCAAATGCCCCTTAGCTACAACCGCCACTGGCTACGGGGACCTTTTAGTTCCaggaactattcattcattcattttctataccgcttatcctgatgagggtcgcgggcgtgctggagcctatcccagctgtcttctggcgagaggcggggtccagcctggactagtcgccatccaatcccagggcacatatagacggacaaccattcacactcacacttggcaattaacctagcgtgtttttggaatgtgggaggaaaccggagtacccggagaaaacccacgcatgcacggggataacatgcaaactccacacagagatgcccgagggtggaatcaaactcaggtctcctagctgtgtggccactcGGCCATGCAGCCCTGTTCCAGGAAGTAGTTTCCAGGAATACAACACCAGGTGGCCTTGGTCTCTCGGATGACGACTTTCCTTGTTTTCCTACACCTCTCCTCCTACCTGCATGCTTGCACGTGAGTTCATGAGTTTTATCCGTGTAACCCATacctttgttgttgtatttcttctgttttttgcatgttattTTGTTTCGCCGGTAGCTTTGTTTGGTGGCTGGGGGCGGAGCAATGAGGCAGATGGGGAGGGGCAATGAATTCAATCATTCATCAGCAGATTATTCCTGATGGTTTCCCTGTCTTGTTCCTTGTCCCTTGTTTACAATGTCCTTCTTTATGGTACCTTCCATGAGTGGTTTTTCACAGATCCACTGGGATCTGACAATGCAACTATAATCATTCAAACCCAGGAAATTCATCATTGAACGAAGTTCACCACAGTCTTCACCTCCGAAGGCTCCATCAGGCTGACCCAAGGCCCATTCCAGCCTATGGGAAGAAAGCCAAACATTAACGGCAAAGACGTGTATGAGGTGACGCCATCTCCAACATCCTCTCTCACCGTCCAACTGGGACTACTGGGACTACAAGGTGTCATGTTACCGGTTTTTCTTCCCTTCTGGTTTccttgtctttgaatgtgtcttctgaatgacttatttttatgcttgaaaatgcttaattttgccccaaaatatgtaaaattttctttaaaaaaagcatttctTTGACTAATAATTGGCCCTAGTCCATCACAATACAATGAGGATTTATTGGGAAGGCACAACTGTAAATATATTGCTATAAAAGTATTTATCCAAGTTACTTTCTACACCAAAATGCAGCAGAGTTCAACAATAAATatcgtttgtttttttaagctcaCTTGTCTTTGACTGGCGTTCCATCCACCCACATCCATTTTCCCTCCTGATCCCTGTCAGACATTCCGATCCATGCTGCCTCGGCGAACCCGGTGAGAAAAGCCTGTCAAAGTTCAAAGATGACactcaaagacacacacacctatAAAACATTATATTGACTCAAATATTCTACTTTTCAAATGTAATGTATCTTCTATTTTCAATGCACAGCACTGTACTCAACAACCTTGGTAAAAAAATGACTAATTAtagtatatttaatatacacTCTTGTATACATTTAGGAAAAAATGCAAGACTTTTTGTACTGTTGGATCATCAGGAGGTTCTACGCTGAGCTTCAAAATGTAGAGTGAGACAAAAGAAATGGAGTCAGCAATTTATTGCAGAGCAgcattaaagtaaaataatctGTTAATCGCTGGTCAAAAGTTGAAGACCACAGTCAAAGATCTTGGATTGTGGATTCTATGTCATCAGGTATTTatactgtcatgatctcttgatggcaaaggcaaacatGCTTTCTCTCTTAGAACACGGTCGGATCGTTGAGTTTGGAAGCAGTAAAAAGCAAAATGCTTCCAGAAGAAAAGTAGCGACATttgtcttggtttaagtcactaataaagtcaaaagtaaGTCAAAGTAAGTCAGAAGTTCAAATTGGCTATCGTTTCCATGATACAGTATTGGGTTAAAATAGGATatttatgcaaaataaggcaaaaatgtTAGTTCATCAGAATATACAGTGTGTTTACAAGCAACCGGAAACTACAaagcagataattataagcagttGGTGGCAGACCCCCAGGGATGACCCTGCTGCTGAGTAGAAGAGACAAGCCAAAAAGTGTCATTCAGATACTGAATAAAGGGATCTTTGTTGTTTGAAGTGATACTTTACCTTGTTTTTCATAAGATATTACCTGATTTTTCTTATTTCTTGACAGATAAgtgcaaaatatttttgaacAAAAGTACCTATTATATCTATTACATAAATTAAATAGAGCACAGTTATCAATTGATTTTCAGTTAatcatatcaaaataaataaaatttagcCACTTTTAAGTTTTGTAGACCCGTGTAACCTGAGGGTTACAGGAATAAAATCCTATTTTCTGTCCATGCCCCTTTACTGACGTGTTAGCACGTAGGCTGCGGTTTTGCCATTGCGGAAAGCTACCTGTTCCTGTCTGTTGTTGATGATGACCAGATCAGCACCTCTCTGCAGACAGTCCAGTCGGCTGTCATCCCAGCTCTTCCTCCGGGAGGAAATGTAGTAACAGCTGAAGCTGAACAGGAGCCAGTCTTCCGGACAGCTTTCCCTCGTCTCACCTGGATGCAGATTCAAAAGTCACACAGAACTTTGGAGACCTTGGTCAATGAAAGTCACAACAGAAAAAAGCCAATGTCCGCTTCTGAAGACAACGAGTCAGTTGACATGCCATCATGTTAGCCTCATgtaatatcatattttatttcaGGTAAGAACACAATGACTAATTTGGGAGAACAGACGGAAGACGACATTTGAGACACAGATATGTTTTCATATACCTCCACCTTTAGGCGCTGCCTCGCTGTGATTCAGTCTCAGAGTGATGTTGAGAACTGCTTGAAGAACGAAGAGAATTCCAAAGGCCAGCAGAAACACATGGATATGTTTGGATTCTGTACAAGACACGCACATAAATACAGAATAATAACAACCCATGTAaataaattgacattttaaaagcacAGGACCCCAATACAGTGGATTGGTGGTGAAAATATCACCAAACTGGACTTGGACTCTAACATCAGTGACCATGGTATTGACTTAGACTTCAGTCTCATGACTTGAAAATAGATTTTCATTGActgtgttgagtaaaatgtgaCCCCATTCAACTAAAAGTATTCAACTAACATGATGGTTATTGTGGACATATTTTACCTTTGAATATGCTTCTATTGTTCAATCAGGTTGAAAAGCAACTACATGTGTCACATTGGTGTTACgaagacttgagacttgcaaaacactgaccCGCTTCCACCTCAGGTACCTGCTACACAATGCTTGCATCAATATATACGTGGTATACATCCACATAACCGGAAGAGCATCAGCTAAAAAGTCAACCAAAACAAGTTTAGAAAAACAGAAGACAATTCAAACGACAGGCTGTGTGGTTAGCATATGATGGACATACAGTCAGGAAATCTGGAAGATCCGAGTTTGAATTTCACAATCTCACATTTCCAGTAACCATCAGTGTCCTCTTCACTTTCATACCAAAATCATTCttgaacatgcacacaaaatattgttttttttcccccagcaaGCCCAGGCGTTAAGAAGTTATACAAAACCAAACCTACTTGGTGGAGTCGTTTCCGTTTTGTCGTCATGTTGATCTTTTGGAAATTGCTGATATTCACCAATTTCAACGCTGACTTGAGGACCGTGAGATGTAAACACGACAGCCATGTTTAGGCAGATGCAATGAGATGTGCTGGAGGTGGTGTAGTGGAGGAGGAACTACAAGTATTTCACCATATCCTTCCCGTCACAAGCCTACCTGGCTCATTCACTTGCTGTGTgtggggtctttttttttttaaatctcattgAGTAAGTATAATGGTATACTTGGACCGCCATAAGATGCTCTTGGATGGCTGTCTTGTCTTAACGGTTATTCATGTATGGACTTGGCCCTCCACCATTCCAGGTACTAAATACAGAGGAAAATGATCAAACGAGTAAATACTATTGTGCTAACCAGGCGTGGCAATAACATAAAGAGTAACCAAGTACACAGTACTCAAGAAAACGATGACTATTTTACCCTTTTGACAATTAATCTGATTAGCGCTTACTGTAAGTGGACTTGCGTTACACAGGCGTGAAGTACTATATTCTTGAATATCActtgatttgtattttttgtgaaatggatcAAATAGAGAACTGCATGAAAACATGTATTTCTTTAATAAaagacatttccaagtgatctaATTATgagcaatactgtacatataccgTATACACATTTGCATTCAAAATGATTCCACCCtcattgtacattttatttacaagaaCTACGTTTCTACACTTGAACATATCTAATTTtacaaatttgaaaaaaaatacagttcttTTAATGTACGGCCTGTGTGATGGGGGTCACTCAGGGGGAGGGGTGGGTGGAGGAAGTGGTGAGAATGGTCCAAAGTTTGGTTGCCAGGCAGCAGGAGGATAAGATGGATTATAGAACGATGGGGTGGAATAAGGAAGAAAGGCGAGCGGGGGTGGAGGGTGGGGCGGGTAAAggtagggagggggggggaaatGTGCGTGCTGAGGCGGTGGATGCGAGTGAGGAAATGGTGGTTGGACGTTCTGGCTCAAGGGCTGGTGACTGAAATGCGTCCCCGTTTGTCTTCCTGTTACACCATGGCGATGTGGCTTATGGTTTGTAGTTCCCTGAGCACAATTTTctgtgagaagaaaaaaagaaaagaaaaagaaaacatacaaCCATGTTAGGAACATTTACACGTTTTATAGTAccttgcatctttttttttttttaaatggtcctCTGCATATTATTCATAAGAGATATAATTTGATAGTACTAGTGGTGTCTGACAATCAATTCGATTCCAAAGCGTCTGATTGGATTATCAATTTCACTGTAGAATCATAAACATTGGGTGTGGCCAAGCCTCTGCTGagcatacatttttacagagaacgtctttgtttttattataaactgcatattttgatatatccatccatgtactttctatgcatccatccatccatccatccatccatgtactttctatgcatccatccatctatccatgtactttctatgcatccatccatctatccatgtactttctatgcatccatccattcatccatgtactttctatgcatacatccatccatgtactttctatgcatacatccatccatgtactttctatgcatacatccatgtactttctatgcatccatccatccatccatgtactttctatgcatccatccatgtactttttatgcatacatccatccattcatgtactttctatgcatccatccatccatccatgtactttctatgcatccatccatccatccatgtactttctatgcatacatccatccatgtactttctatgcatacatccatccatgtactttctatgcatacatccatgtactttctatgcatccatccatccatccatgtactttctatgcatccatccatgtactttttatgcatacatccatccattcatgtactttctatgcatccatccatccatccatgtactttctatgcatccatccatccatccatgtactttctatgcatccatccatccatccatgtactttctatgcatccatccatccatccatccatgtactttctatgcatccatccatccatccatccatgtactttctatgcatacatccatccatccatgtactttctatgcatccatccatccatgtactttctatgcatactacatccatccatccatgtactttctatgcatacatccatccatgtactttctatgcatccatccatccatccatgtactttctatgcatactacatccatccatccatgtactttctatgcatacatccatccatgtactttctatgcatccatccatccatgtactttctatgcatccatccatccatgtactttctatgcatacatccatccatccatccatgtactttctatgcatccatccatccatgtactttctatgcatccatccatccatgtactttctatgcatccatccatccatccatccatccatgtactttctatgcatccatccatccatccatgtactttctatgcatccatccatccatccatgtactttctatgcatccatccatccatgtactttctatgcatacatccatccatgtactttctatgcatacatccatccatgtactttctatgcatatatccatccatccatgtactttctatgccgcttgtcctcacaagggttgcaggggcatgctggagtctatcccagctgtcattggacTAGAGGTGGGgtggaccctggactggtggccagccaatgggtGGGCACAGCCATTCACACCCGCATTCATAACTATGAGTAATTTAGACTCTACTAACTACAAGGATTAATTATCTTTATGTGTACCTGTGTATTTGTTCTGCTTCTTTTTGGAGTTTTTCATTCTCTTAGCTTGCTGCTCCTTCTCGTCATCACTGTAGTCTAAAGCCTGGGGAGTAGAAAATCACGGTTTAGCTGTGTGACATCGGGCGGCTTCCTTCAGAAACACAAGCAACAGGAAGGTTACTGCAATCCCAAGAGGACCTTTGTGGTCATAGAGAACTTTCAAATAAATAGTGAACTCTTCCTGCTGTATCAGCTGTAACCACCAATAATAAGTAGGAGGGATATCCGGTAATATTGGCTCATCAGGAGAGAAAACAAGGACGTTCTTTTACACCTGAACCACTGCATGCAAGGGTGAAAATTGGCAAAAACATGCtgtattgatattatttttccgAAAAATACACCACATACACAACTCCACTGTTATTAAACTAAAATTACATGAGATTGAAATTTCAAGAATTGCAATAAAATCGGTCCACTTTAAGGGACTGACAAAGCACGCACGTAAAAGTTAGCAAGACTGGTTATAAAACCATCCTGGAAGATCTTTGCATGGGCATATGTGGAACTTGGTAAATAACTGTCCATAAGTGTAATGATTATATACATAACACTGAGGCTATATCTACTACATGTATTCATGGAGGACTGCCATAGCATTTTGAACCAAGCCCGTGGGACCACCACAAAAGTAATTAACAGTCATCGGAAAATGAGAACCATGGGTTGTCTtcattttttcacatgactgtatTCCAGGAAACCTATAGCAGTTTGCTAAGTTTGAGgtcatactttttttctttttttttttgtcaaatcagggTGGGATTTGCGCTTTTAAGCTTTTTATTATTCAACATTTGGTCACCAAAACCAAACCATTTGCTCAAACTCTATGACATCTTTAGCAGTGAATGCAGACGTTCCGATTGTATAGCAGACCTCTTCCGGTGGTTCTTGGTCATTCTTCCATGATGCATCTGAGCCCTTTAAACTGCATAAAAAAGATATTTTAGCATCAACATCTTGATCAAGTAGTGATGTGCGTATGCTTGTGTGAACTGAACTCACAGTTGAAGTTGTTGTATGAGTATGTATCCTGTGTACTCTTCCATATCTGGTGCATAGTAAACGGTCAAGCCAAGCGTCAGGCCCTTGTTGCTTAAATCCTCGGGAGAGTTAAAGCGCAAAACATAGAGGGGACTGGAAACGGgaccaaatatttcaaaaaccttggacacagaaaaaggaaaggcAAGTTACTTCCCTGCTGACATACTATTTAACAGTACAAAAGGTACAAAAGAAGGTTGAATAAGACCCTGTAATGGAGAATTTCAATACTAGTCTTGTATATAAATAAGGGAGTCAGTGTAACAAAGTCATGGAAAAGTGACACAATTCTTAAGATTCCAAAATGTAATTCCAATACCCCTCTCCCTGCACCTGAGTATGGAGGAGCAGCAACATTAGAGTAAAGTATAATTTGGTCTTCACCAGGATTGAAAATAACCACAATAGAAATCCAACAGGTTGGTGTTGGTAGCCAACCTTGCCCAAAGCGAGTCGATCGTCTCGAAAGATGATGCTGTCATCGGTCAAAGGGGGCGTGTCTCTCAAAGACTGGATTATTACTGCAGAGACATGCAGAGTGCATCAGGATTTAGGTGACAAAATACACAGCGGCATCTGTTATTATTACAGGGCTTACTTACCGAGCTGCTCTATAATGCTGGATACCGTTCCTATTGGGTTTAGGGTCACGCCCTCTGGTAATGACACCTTCAGCTCCTCCACTGCAGGCAGGTCCTGCTCACAAATATcaacattcacattttaaagGTGATAGTattgcaggggtgctcacactttttcagcatgcgagctacttttaaaatgaccgagtcaaaatgatctacccactacaaaaatgcaaaacatctatttattttcaaatgtattgaggattatttgtacgtacaatgtatgttgatgtaccttacataaccaaatgagccaatattgcaaaacacacataattaactattaacattttttgtaattacctgagtttactttgatgacttgcactgaattgaaccagccagggatgcatagtccggacagtagctgctgatagccagcctcaagcacacttccaaatgtttatcagtcatggataatatccgtatcataatatccgtataatattccatatccgtatggaagtcatatgttttttgcctttttacttggtccagtttttgcctttttacttggtccagtttttgcctttttacttggtccagctccttcactcattttagtgaccataaactttagcgagggcttaaaatctcgcaattcgccgactagcttagcactttgcatcgttgtttacgcatgagcggtgacctaaaggtcaaaattcagttgtcatctgactggttgtcctgtatgtcaatcaagcaacggggatggatgataggctgacatcgtaagttctgctgcacttagagacgttgtttgatttgattggtcgcccgaagggcaacattcagttgtcatctgaatggctgccctgtatatcaatcaagtgacggcattgatgctgggatgatatttttttaatgtcacgccgcgatcgaccagcgatcgaccagtaccacctccgcgatcgaccggtagctcgcgatcgacttaatgagcacccctgtagtATTGCATTCATATTTGAgtctgtgtctctctctcttttttttttttttttttccccaaacgcTCAACTAGGCCCGTCTCTCTttaccacacaggctggatgacaagaggagtcactctgcatgtgtctgtgCGCTTTGGTTCTACAGTGGAATGAACAGTAAGCTTTAACCATCGTGTAAAAAACTTCTACTAGTGAGTGGATACACTGGCATACATAGAGCGCTAGCAGCAAGTTAGCAAGTGAAtgctaatatgaatgaaggcacaaaagCAATGGTTTCTAAGCCGAATGCAGCAGAGTCTTCGTCCCGGCAGTCAACGCTTACCAAGGAGTTTGGTTGGCAAAGTAAATCTCGCAAAATGGTGCGCGCTCACAGAcagtgtcgctcgctacattAAAGAAGCGGTTGAAAAGCCACCATTTTGGGAAATGTTagaaatgtttgacagacagtaagAATTGCCTGAGAGAACATATATGTGATGTACGATTATTAGCTATTTATTATAGCGCTCACAAGAAACTTTATTAGCATGGGAATATGATAAATACTCATTTTTGATCTGAAACCACTATAAAATGAACCAatcaattaatacattttatttatttgtatagcgcttttcaagatactcaaagacactttacaaaagaatgaagttgaatagagagagagagagtaaacagaataaaagacacaccaaaatacaacattcattggttagtacacagttaaaaaagcggggctttcaatatttcaaattgATTTCGATAAAGGTTTATggttttaagtgtgcaggagtaaggggtaaaaagtttgggaaccactgaggGGGGTGAGACAAAAttgtgctgcactttggacacccctgccataagAGAGGGGGTACATTGTTGTATATTTGATATTGTTTCAGGTAACTGGAGTCAAAACACCAAAACTGACCTCAAGTAGAACTTCATCTTTGGTTTTGAAGACAGGTTGGCTTATACgctcatcatcgtcgtcattTTCAAAGACGGGGGCAGGTGACAAGGACGAGGACGACGAAGAGGAGCTgtcactaaaaacaaaaaataaatatcattaaATCTCAGCAGTCTAACTGAAGCGTACACTTTGGTACCTGTCTGTATCTTCAGAAGCGTTCCCATCAGCATCCTCCATCCTGCTCTCACTGACCAAGGACGGTACGGCTGACCCAGCAACTTCACATCCACTCGCCTCTGGATGTTCTGGTGTGTTTGACTCGGTATCTAAATCATCTTTTTGTGTAGTCACGTCCGTCTCGCTCATCTCTGGAGGTTTTGTCTCTTCCAACAGCTGCTCCATCTGAATGATTTCAACATGAGGTATTTTGCACagtattattttaattcatCTATTGGTTTAAGACATgtttaaagttttattttttacagctAGCTTGATGGCTTTTACTTGTCATACTGAACATATTACTTACGGAAAGACTGAAACGCGTAGCTCCTTGGAGTAATCTTGATTAACAAACTAGGTTGTGTCTCAATCAGTACAATTAAAAACGTATACTGCTTAGTATGTATACTAATTAGTACTTTTGACACAATTTTGACAGTGTAGTGCTCTCCCAAATCCATTACTGTCATTGTGCACTTACTGGAAATGATGGTGGTAATATTTACCGGCTTCACACTTAGTCTTTAGAGTACAGAAGTGCATTGCGACTATAAGTACTGCAAGACAAAATGCAGGGCGGCGCATCATCCATCATACTCGACTGTTGCACTCAAAACGCCCCAAATGGTCAGTGCACAGCAATGGCTccgaaaaacacaaaaaaaacaccaaaacagaCTGACCTCGAGTAAAACTTCATCTTTGGTTTTGAGGACAGGTTGGCTTACATgctcatcatcgtcgtcatcttCAAG from Doryrhamphus excisus isolate RoL2022-K1 chromosome 1, RoL_Dexc_1.0, whole genome shotgun sequence encodes the following:
- the naf1 gene encoding H/ACA ribonucleoprotein complex non-core subunit NAF1 isoform X5, yielding MRLTLLVYLVKMEQLLEETKPPEMSETDVTTQKDDLDTESNTPEHPEASGCEVAGSAVPSLVSESRMEDADGNASEDTDRESSSSSSMSLAPVLEDDNDDERVSQPVFKTKDEVLLEMEQLLEETKPPEMSETDVTTQKDDLDTESNTPEHPEASGCEVAGSAVPSLVSESRMEDADGNASEDTDSDSSSSSSSSLSPAPVFENDDDDERISQPVFKTKDEVLLEDLPAVEELKVSLPEGVTLNPIGTVSSIIEQLVIIQSLRDTPPLTDDSIIFRDDRLALGKVFEIFGPVSSPLYVLRFNSPEDLSNKGLTLGLTVYYAPDMEEYTGYILIQQLQLLKGSDASWKNDQEPPEEALDYSDDEKEQQAKRMKNSKKKQNKYTENCAQGTTNHKPHRHGVTGRQTGTHFSHQPLSQNVQPPFPHSHPPPQHAHFPPPPYLYPPHPPPPLAFLPYSTPSFYNPSYPPAAWQPNFGPFSPLPPPTPPPE